Genomic window (Streptomyces sp. SLBN-31):
ACCGGCGCAGCGCGCGACGATCTCCGCGACGGCGTCGGACTCGGCGGCGATCCGGTCGGCGTCGAGGCGGTCGGCCAGCAGGGACCGGGACTCGTCCGGGGAGAGCACGCCGACGGAGAGCAGGCGCGCGCCTTCGACGGCCGCCAGGCTGGTGAGCCGGTTGCGGCTGGTGACCAGCGCCAGACAGCCGGGTGTGCCGGGCAGCAGTGGCCTGACCTGTTCGGCGTCCCGTGCGTTGTCGAGCACGATCAGCACGCGTCGGTCTGCCAGCAGGCTTCGGTAGAGGGCCGCCTGTGCCTCCAGGCTCGGCGGAACCCGGGCCGCGGGTACCGCGAAGGCGTCGAGGAATCCGCGTACCGCCTCCGCCGGGTCCACTACGGTCCCGCCGGGATCGAAGCCCCGGAGGTTCACGTAAGCTGCCCGTCGGGGAAGAACTTCCGCACCCGGTGCGCCCAGTGCACCGCCAGCCTGGTCTTGCCCACGCCGGCCGTGCCCGAAACGGCCGAGATGACCACCGGAGTCGGGAGCTGGGCAATCGCCAGGAGCGTGTCCAGTTCGGTCAGTTGGAGGTGTCGGCCGGTGAAGCCGCGTACGGCGAGGGGGAGTTGGGCCGGAACCGAGTCCCGCTGCAGTGCCGGCACGGTGGGTTGCCGCGGTGGGGCGGACGGCGGGAGGTTCCCTCGCAGGATGGCCTGGTGGGTCTCGCGCAGTGCCGACCCGGGATCCGTGCCCAGTTCGTCCGCCAGCCGACGCTGCATGGAGGCGTAACACTGCAGGGCTTCGGCGTCCCGCCCACTGTCGTGCAGGGCCCGCATCAGTGTCTCTGCCAGAGGCTCGACCAGGGGAAAGTCGTCGAGGAGGGTGGACAGCGGTCTCCGATCGTCGCCGTGGGGGCGCCGAGGCGTGCCTGGACGCGGGCCCATGCGATGGTCGCGTCCACCTGTTCCCGCCGCCAGGCCCGGCGCATCTGCTCGGCCCACGGGCCGTTCAGACCGCTGAGCGGTTCGCCCCGCCACAACCCGAGCGCCTCACCGAGCAGTGCAGCCCGCTCGCTGTCCGGCACGCGGGCGTCGCGGGCCCGGTCGACCAGCTGCCGGAAACGGTGAACGTCGACCTGTCGCCGGTCGGTCTGCAGGACGTATCCGTCCGACCGACGGGTCAGCCGCACCGCCTCAGGCGAGGCGTCGGCCGTGCGGTCGCAGGCATTCCGGATACGGGTGATGTGGGCGTAGAGCGAACGCCGGGCACCTTCCGGGGGATCGGTGCCCCAGACCCGGCCGACCAGTACGTCCACCCCCACCGGCCGGCCCGCGTCCACGGCCAACGCGGCCAGAACGGTGCGCCGTTGCGGCGGCCCGATGTCCACCAGCACGTCTCCCACGGCCAGTTCGACCGGGCCGAGTAATCGCAGTCGCACCATGCCATCCCCTCAGAAAGTGCACCGTTCCCGCAGATTCTGCTCACAACCGCGGTACCGGAACAGCCTGATCTGCGACGTGCTGGGCACGGACCCTCAGGGATGCAGGACGACCTTTCCGGCGACCGTGCCCG
Coding sequences:
- a CDS encoding BTAD domain-containing putative transcriptional regulator, with the protein product MRALHDSGRDAEALQCYASMQRRLADELGTDPGSALRETHQAILRGNLPPSAPPRQPTVPALQRDSVPAQLPLAVRGFTGRHLQLTELDTLLAIAQLPTPVVISAVSGTAGVGKTRLAVHWAHRVRKFFPDGQLT
- a CDS encoding BTAD domain-containing putative transcriptional regulator; its protein translation is MVRLRLLGPVELAVGDVLVDIGPPQRRTVLAALAVDAGRPVGVDVLVGRVWGTDPPEGARRSLYAHITRIRNACDRTADASPEAVRLTRRSDGYVLQTDRRQVDVHRFRQLVDRARDARVPDSERAALLGEALGLWRGEPLSGLNGPWAEQMRRAWRREQVDATIAWARVQARLGAPTATIGDRCPPSSTTFPWSSLWQRH